ATTGTTGAATACCAAGTTGGCACCTGGAGAACCAGAGATTTGTTTGTTGGTGTGGGATGCGCCCAACCCCAGGAGGAAAGTGCTGGAGTTTGGTGCTGGTTGCTTTCGTTCCAACCCTTCCCTTCCTTAGAAATCAATGCCCAGAAGCAAAACTGAGCACTCACCCGTCACGGTGTGCAGCATATCCACAGCCGGCTCTTCCAGTGCCTTGATTTGCTGTTTTACAATGGTCTCAAATGTCTTGTAATTCACAAATCCTGGCAGCTCTCTACCACGATACTGATTTTCAAATTTCCGGATTTTTCTACTCATAATTTCATGGCCtacagcaggaaaaaaatgactccaaattattttacaaaaataatttttctaaacacAATACCATTCtagattttctgaaaatataaatggcAAGAAAAAGTGATATGAAATCAAATCTAACTGCGAAACTGAAAATATTCAGGAATtgcatgtgcgcacacacacacacacgtgcgtgcacacacaccagACCTCAAGATAATTTTCCTTAGTCATTTCAAGGAGAGTGTAGAGCAGGTGTGATGCCACACATCTGTACATGCAGAAACTTCACATAAGGTCCATTCTtacattcacaaagttgtgcaaccatccgCAGATGTAACTCCCAAACCCCACACTCATCAGCAGCCACGTCCCACTCTTCTGTCCCCAGCCACTGGCAGCCACTATTCTGCTTTCTGCCTGTCTGGATTTGCCCGTTCCAGCCATTTTCTATCAGTGGAATCAAGCAGTATGCagcctttgtgactggcttctttcactcagcgtGGCATTTTCAAGGTTCACGCATGGGGTGCCGAGGGCCAGTGCTCTGTGCCTTTCTGTGGCTGGAAATATTCCAGGGCTTGCTGTTATGGGCTGAGTGAGCTGTGCCCTCTTCAAATGCTTATGaggaagtcctaacccccaagaACTCAGAATCTGTGTTTGGAGGCAGAGGTAATTAAACTGAAATCAGGTCACTAGGGTGGGCCCTCATCCCATCCACCTAGTGTCCTTCTAGAGGAGATGAGAACACAGCGACACGCAGAGGGGCCACCACGGGAGGACCCAGTGAGAAGACGCCATGTGCaaggcaaggagagaggccttaGAAGGAACCAACTCCACcaacaccttcatcttggacttccagcctccagaattgtaagaaaataaatttctactatTTAAGCCCCTCTCcaagtctgtggtactttgttacagcagccggAGCCaactgctacacacacacacacacacacacacacgcgcacgcgcacgcacatgcacacacacacgcatgcacacacacatgcacacacatgcacacgcacgcgcacgcacgcacacgcacgtgcacacatgcacacacacgtacgcacacacacacatgcacacacacatgcatgcacatgcacgcacacacacacatgcacacacacacacacacgccagtTGGTTGGTCAATTCATCAGCAGGTGGTCGTTGGGTTCAGTGATAGGAAAGGGAGCAAACGTGGCTTTAGTGTCACTAAGTCCGTTTCCTGGCCACCCTCCCCAGCTGCCCCACCCTCATCTGTCTCAGGCTTACCACACTACTTGACTCGTTGCTATGGTCTAAGTGCTGGTGTCCCCTAAAAACTcctatgttgaaacttaatctccagtGTGATGGTATGAAGAGGTGACGCGTCTCCAAactaacattttcaaatttttcttccattttttctaaCTTCGAATCACTAGAAATGAAAGCTGTGCTTCTCTTCAAGCCCAGAAAACAGAAGCTAAATGTGGATGAACTTGAGGAGAATGCACACCAACTTTCGTATAAACAGCCCTCATGACTGCTGCTATATAGACCACTCAGAAAGTTCACTTTAACGCCTGATTCAGACTCTAATCCAGAAAAATCTGTCAGATTAATCTGAAGGTACTTCAGAGGCTCTAAAAAAACTAGTCTATAGGCTACTCCAGACATTAACCTTATGGAGGACTGGGTTATGAgcactctgccctcatgaatggaattccATGCACACCTTGTTTCACTGCACTTcatagattctttctttctttctttcttttttttttttttttttacaaattgtagGTTTGTGGCAACCCCATGTTGAGCAAATCTATCAGCATCATTTTTTCCAGTAGTGCATGCTCACTTCATGTTTCTGTATCAGcaatttttttagcaataaagtgttTTAGAATAAAGTACGTACTTTTTTTTAGGCCTGATGCCAACTGTTATATGCACCAGAAACCAAAAAATGGATGTGACTTGCATTATTGTGATATCAGTTTTGACGGTCTGGAAATGAACCCACAGTATCTCTGAGGCATGTCTGTGGCACCCCTGTAAAAAACGGGTCTGAGGAAGCTTGTTCGTCCCTTATCCCACGAGAGGACACAGCTAGAGCCCTCTCTGAAGGAGAGAACAAGCTCTCGCAGACACCAAATCTCCTGAGTCCTTAAGAACGGATATTCCCGCCTCTGGAACCATGAGCCATCAGTTTctacttttataaattacccagtctcaggcatttggTTGTAGCAGCCCAAAGAAGGGACGAAGATACTCACTTGCTTGAAAATTGTTTTCAATGACTGCGCTCCATTTGCGGAACTCGTTTCGGAGTCTGGTGAACAGCCGGGTGTCCTCCTCCCCTACAGTCTCCTCCCCTTGAAGGAAAGCAGCGATGTCCTGATTAAAGGCATTAATTTTCTGTCAGGAAGAAAAACACCAGTGTAAGTGGAGAGACTTCCGACGCAAGTGTCAAGGTCGTTTGGAGGCCGTGCCggtgtggagggtggggagtcATTCTTTGCTTCCTTATGGGCCACTGTAGATCAGGGGGAAGAAGAGGTTTTGGCACCAGAAAGTCCCATCTCACTTGTTGGTGCCTTAGGGATCTGGACGATGCTGCTGACTCCACCCCACACCCCgctccctgccctgcctccctcagccCTGGCCTCCCCGACTGCTGCTGACGGAGGGGATGTCTTTGGATCGGCCTTGGGGGAGTAAAGAAGCAAGTGTGGAAGGTCCAGGGCCCCTTTTATGACCCCAACCTGTGCTTCTCCGGCTTGATGCCGCTGGCAACACTCACGTCTATCAGgaagaacattttttcattttcatcttctggGATGTCCACACCATACTTCTGTAGCTCCTCTGTTATTTTCTGGTGACTCTCCTTGATTTGATTTTCTAACCGGGGTAGAGATTTCTGAGGAAAACGGAGAGAAAATAATGGGAATGTGTAAAGATCAACAGGGAATGGAAGGAGGTCCCGGGCCTCCCTCTGCAGAGGCGCCGCGTGGGCCATGTGACTTCCTGGCTTCCCCTAAAAGGAAACTTTTCCAGAcccgggggttggggagggggcaCACGCCATGGGCACTGTTTTCTGCCCAGGTCTTCCCCCTTCCCCACTCCTGGGACAGCAGCCTCTTGAGCAACACTGAGACACCCACTGTGCGTGGGTCCTTGTCCCTGGAAGGGTGACCCCGGGGGCAGTTCCTCCTGTGGTCACATTAGGCAAACTCTCTGCAGGAAGGCTGGAGAGATTCACTTGGTTAGTAAGTTCTGAAAAAGCGGCTTTTGGAGCAATTTGAGAATCAACAACTTTTACCTTGTCTGCAATCAATAAAAAGGGATCAGAGACTTAACGTTTCTAACAATACTGCTGACGCCACATGCTGGCTCGCCCTTCCACGGCAAACATCTAAAAATGCCGGCTGACATGTGAAAGCCACACCTTTAAATGTGTCGGTGGGTTGACAAGTTAGTGAGGGGCACTCAGAGGCCAACCCCGTAACGGTGGCCATGCAGGGGCTCAAGAAGGAGGCAGCAATGGAGCCAAGCTCAGCCGCAAGGTAAGAAAATGCAAACGCAAACCTATGAGGCTGACTTGGTGCAGAGGAAAAAATCAATCCCCATTGCTGGAGATGGAGAATCTAATAAAGATGCATCCTCTTTCTGCATAAAGTGGGACTCCATAGAGCTCTGCACTCATCACAGTCAGCTGGAAACAACCCTGTTCTGCACCTGCATTCCTGGGGACTGTGTGGAAGACCTTGCCCTCTGGTACTGAgttgaaaatttgaaaaaggccagcctagccaacatggtgaaaccctgtctctactaaaaacacaaaaattatccaggagtggtggcgtgtgcctgtaatcccagccactcaggaggcccaggtaggagaattgcttgaacccaggacgtggaggttgcggtgagctgagatcacgtcactcactgtactgcagcctgggcaacagagagagactctgtctcaaaacaagcaaacaaacaaaaagttgcaAAAGGCAGAGACTACATTCaggcagattttaaaatgaatcaCTACAGAGAGCTTTTACAAAGGTTGTGGAAGTTCAAAAATATGCTCATTACAATGACTAAGACACTATAATGGTGGCTGGCAATGAGAAAGGAAGAGTTAGTAGTATGTgcataagattttaattttttattttggcccGGTAGATACAGTCCATCGGCACCTCCCAGACTGTGGTCCCCCTGAAAAGCAATATCTGTGTCACCTGGGGGCTTGCCGGAAATGCAGAATTTTAGGCCCCACTCCAGACCCACAGAATCTGATCTGCATCTTAAGATCTTCAGAAGATCTGTGTGTACAGTAATGTTTAAGAAGCCAGCAAGGTTCAGCTCTGTGTTCGTAGCATTCTTTTTAGAGAACCCACAGCTCTGCCTGTGCTTACACAGATGTGCGTGATGAGCTCGCTGGTAAGCTTTTCTGCCAGGCAGGGAACCGTGGCCCTTCCTTCCTCCAGCAGATCCCTAGAAGAGAACACAAGATCGATTTCCACCTTGATGTAGCCAGAACATGCACGTCTGCCCTCTGCTGTTGGGGAATCAAGGCAAACTTCAGTTGCTTACCACTGGATGGAACATCTTGTAATTGGTACCCAACAAATACTCAGAATTGGATTGAATAGGATTATGGCTGAACTTTAGCAACCTAGGATATTTCGCCAATGACATGGAATGAGCCCTTCTAGCTGATATAATAAATGTGTCTCATAATATCTGACTATAGAATTGGTCATCACAGAAATATACAGACACGTACAGATAGGTTTTTATAGCACATACCCCCTACCATGTGTAATACATGGAGTAATCATAATGGACACAGGCATAGTCTTCATACGAATACATTGAAGCATATTTATACACATGGGTGGAGTATCACTGAACAGAGGAGACGCAACCTTGCCCGAGATAAGAACTTAGACCATGGGCTGCCTGGAGGATGGAAGCCGAACATCTTGTCACTCGATCTAAATTTGTGCTCCCAGGGCAAGTTATTCCAAGGTTGCCCACACTGTACAGGACATTTTAGGATACAGGCAGCAGAGAGGCATGAGTTTCTGTGCCTTTTTGTGAGAGTATACTCAtacctgagcttcagtttccatgtccattttttttttttttttttgagacggagtttcgccctcgttacccaggctggagtgcaatggcgcgatctcggctcaccgcaacctccgcctcctgggttcaggcaattctcctgcctcagcctcctgagtagctgggattacaggcacgcaccaccatgcccagctaattttttgtatttttggtagacacggggtttcaccatgttgaccaggatggtctcgatctctcgacctcgtgatccacccgcctcggcctcccaaagtgctgggattacaggcttgagccaccgcgcccggcctctatgtccatttttaaaagttgcgTGGTAAAATACATACAGCATAAGATtgaccattttaactatttttaagtgcacaCTTCAGTGGCCTTAACTACATTTGCATTATTctgaaaccatcaccaccatccatcttcaGAGATTTTCGTATTCCCAAACTGAAACAATGGCCCGGTAAACAcgacctccccactctctctccgCCAGGCCCTGGCACCCaccattctttctgtctctatgaatctgactactcCGAGGACCTCAGGTAAGTGAGATCAGACAGTATCCGTCCTCTAACGACTGggttctttcacttagtataatgttccCAAGCTTCATCCACGTCGTAGCCTGTGCTGGAATGTCCTTCCTTTCTAAGGCTGAGCGGTATTCCATCTTATGCTGCATTGCTTTCTGCATCCATCTGTCCGTGGACACCGAGTCACCTCATCTCCTGGCTATGGTGAATGTGCCGAAGGGCATGGAAATCTGTTTGGTATTCCTAGAACTCTGAGTAATGCCTCTCTGTAGGCTTCTGGGAGAATTGTGTACAAGAATGTTTACAATTCTACAtagtctcattattttaaatcttaccaatttatcagtcttttccttttaaaaaatttcgcTTTGGGCAGGAGGGATAGAATGGTCTTATAAACTATTCACCAACCTTTTCTTCTGGGATgctgattgcttttttttctttaacattaaattttacatttcaacTATTTTGGCATAATGGGGTAAGATTTAACTTTAAACTTCAACTATTTCGGTATAATGAGGTTAGGTAAGAgcagtatttgaattttttcccaaatattaaataattatccCTCCAGGGGTGGTGGCtgatgattgtaatcccagcactttgggaggctaaggtgggtggatcacctgagcttgggagttcgagacgagactgaccaacatggagaaaccccatctctactaaaaatacaaaattagctaggcacggtggtacatgcctgtaatcccagctactcgggaggctgaggcaggagaatcagttgaaccccaggaggtggaggttgtggtgagccaagatcatgtcattgcactccagcctgggcaatgggcaAAACTGtatctcaataataatagtaataataataattattattattattattcaacaCTATTAATTGATAATCAAGCTGATACCGTTCATCATTTTGTTTGAAATGCCATGTTTATCATGTATCAAACATACATATCAGagtctatttctgggctttctactttttttctattcttttctatttatgtttttataaaatatagttcCAGCACCATGCTATTTAAATTATTGTACATTGTTCTCTCcctattttgtttggtttttcgggtttttttttttccagtattttgtaATCCCCTTTCTATTCTTCAAGCTGAATTCCATCGTCCTTGCCGGGGAACAAGCAGTCACATACACACTCCATGCCTCTGTGGGGTGGCCACCACTTTCCCCAGGGAGGACTGACTTCCTGGGCTTGCACTGATCTGTGATGAAACCCAGGCGAGCGCACCTGAAATACGGGTGGCCCTCAAAGAAGACCTTCTCTCTCTCCAGGGCTTCGGACAGGCTCAGCTGGTCCTGGATCTCCTGCTGGCCCCGGCACTTGACGATCATGTAGCCCTTCTTCAGGTGGAACACCAGGTTCCGCACCACGTCCACAACCTTGTCTTCAGTTCCTTTGTCCACCAGATCAGGCTTTGTCAAGATTCCTGCAAACCAGATGTTTTCGGTGAGACAACATATCCAGTCACAAGGCAGAGGTGAACGAACAACTGCTCACGCTCCAGCCTCCCATGTTGCCTCCCCCTTTGCTTGAGGGTAGCCCATGGCCTCTGCAGATCCATGGGGCTGGTGGAGTCCCACTCCAGGAAAGAATGCCAGAGCGAGCAGCATGAAGGCAGGGGTGCCCCTCAGAACAGCGTGTGGCTCTCCTCAAGCTTTGTCCTGTGAAAACACACTTGACCCCTAAATCTCGAATCTGTAAAGTCAGATTCACTGATACTCAaatatcttccttccttcccttcccacctccttcaCCACATTTTGTTTGACCCTTTAGTGATGGATATTTGTGTTGCCCCCACCTCAAATGCATTATTTATGAATACCACTTGCTTCCTGAGTTTGCCCCGCTTTTGAGCCTACTGTGCCTTTCTGAGCATATAGATAGGGTTACAAGGAACCTAGTCAACCAGAGGCAAAAGTAGCTCATTTCACTTGGCCTCAGTGGGCACCAAACCTGCCCCTTAGCAGGTCTTAGCGAAGGCAGGTCCCCACCAAGCAATGCAGCAATGCCCACGGAGACTTGAGGGATGCTTCCCCACTGGCAGACCACACACCACATGCAGGCTCCCCCATTCTCACCGATGGTCCTGTCCCCCTCGGGGTCCACTTCCTGGGCCATGCTCAGCGCCTCCGTGGTGGCGATGTCCACGTTACTGGGGACTACCACCAGGCTGATCGTCTCCTGTCTCTGGATGTACTTCCTGATGAGTGCCTTGATCTGTAAGGAAATGGAAGAGGACTCGTGAGTATGGCAAAGGCAAGTGAGAGGTGAGACAGGCTCTGACCTTGTGCTCGCTTTAGGCCCTAAGAGTCCCAGGGGTATTTCCCCCAAAAGAAGTAACTTCGGAGAAGTGAACCAATAAACCCTATGCTAGAGGTACCTTCCAAGCtggaattatgagaaaataagtaTCTGCAGCAGAAACAGAGCTCTAGGCTCACAGAAAACGATGAGGTTTCTGTTAATTATCCCCTAAGACCTCAGGTCTGATGGTCACAGTGAAAAGCAATAGCCAAAGAAACCTGCCTGACCCCTAAATCGTTAACCTGTAAAGTGGGATTCACTGATACTCAAATAtcattcctcttttctttttttcaggctcttcctctgctgtccaggctggagtgcagtggcacaatcatggctcatcacagcctccctggctcaagcaatcctcccagtggctgagactacaggtgcacaccaccatacatggctaattttttaacctttcttttatagagaagggggtctcactatgtgtcaaactcttgggctcaagcaatcctcctgcctcagcctcccgaagtgctgggattacaggaatgagccagtgTGTGTGGCCCactatacttatttttaaatttttattttttgagacagagtctcgctctattgccaggctggagtgcagtggcgtgatcctggctcactgaaactgctgttttccagtttcaagcaattgtcctgcctcagcctcccgagtagctgggactacaggtgcgcaacaccatgcctggctaatttttaaaatattttaagtagagatggggtttcaccatgttggccaagatggtcttaatctcttgatcctgtgatccacctgcctcggcctctcaaagtgctgggattacaggtgtgagccactgtgcctggctatacttatttttaatgttctctCTTCACACATAAAACCCCTTCCTAATACACAGCATTTTAGATATGCTGCAGAATGTAACGATAACCAAAAATGAGTCATTGcgtaaaacacaaaacaaatacatagaacAGGTTTCCTGCTGTGCCTGTTCGTTTCACTTTCTCCAAGGAAGCTTCCATCCAACTCATCAGAGGAGACCGTGACCAATGGGCTCTCTAAATTCCTCACTCACACCTCCAAATACCAACTCTCCACAACTCAGTCCTGGACTCACCGTTACTCTAATAGAGTAAAGGTATTAGATTCTGAAATCTGACCTGACGCCCGATGTCAGCAGGCTGGTTGCCCACAGCCACTCTGGTTATTCCAGGAAGGTCTATGAGAGTCAGATCTGGGACATCTCGGGAGCTGATCTCCAAGGTGATTAGCTCATGACTGATTCCCATTCCTTCCCCGGCAATGGTGTTCTGGGCTAGAGAAGCGGGGGAGAATCAAGCACAAACAGAGCTTAGGGTTAAAGgatctcatgacagtgaatactCTGAAAGCCTCTTCTACTCTCTGCGAGTCATGGATAAAAGCATATTTGGAGCAGATTCAGTTTTCTGTGATTGGCACTAAAGGGATCTCGAAGGATAACTCAGTGTTTTTCCTGCTGGTGGCCAGGATTGTGAGTAGAGGGACCTTGTGAGAACATCACCTTGAGTGACACCCACTTAGACCGGTCCAAAGCTGGGCGGAGGCAAGGAGTTCTGCCCGGCAGCATTCCTACATTCTTCTCATCGCTGTCAGCAGGAAATCAGcaaccaagcaaaagaaaaacagatacaaatatatggaaatgtcTAAAATATAAACTGGAAAATTATATGGGAAAATGTGCTTATTTTAGCTCAGCACTGGCTGTTAACATACCATCAAGAGATTTTATTTGGCTTCTTTCtccctaaaaatgaaaattttaggatATGAATTTGTTTCATCAAATTGTTGGTTAACACCACTTTACTCTTTTCTACATCTAGGATGTCTTTTGGGGATGTCTGCTATCAATTTAGAACTTAGTAAATAACAGTGGAACATGTGACATGTCTACCAATTGTTCCCCCGATATCCATGCACCTGACATGCGGTCACGAGATCGGGTTCTGGCCAACGAGCCATGGGAAAATGTCATGTGCAACTTCCAGAAAGTGTGTTTAAAAGTGGAGACATGCCCTTGCCATGGTCTGGCTGGCTTGAAAGTGGACTTGCTGACTAAGTCACAGGGGGCCTTGGAAACAGAGGCCACACCCAATGAAGAAATGGGATAAGCATAAGTCTTGGTTCCTGACACTGGAACCCCCAGTCAGCTCTGGTCTGCCCTGCTCCAGACTTATATGAGAGGGACAGACACCGTCTACATTGTTTAGAACACTGTGTTAGCAACTTGTTTGCACAAATGGCATCCACATTCTCTTCCATCCCTGTACACATGCTACTTTAGAGGGTAGCTTTGTCACTTCCACTGACAGAGAATCTGTCCCTTGAAATCtggcttggccatgtgactttctCTAAGGGGATGCTACAAAATGCGATGCCAGGAGAGACTGAAAGGTGTTAGATGTTGTGTCTTGCCCTCTCTTGCTGCTGGGAACCCCTCCACCCACCACATTAAGAAGTCCGGCTTAGCATTCTGGAGGGTGAGAGACCACACAGAGAGAAGGCCTGGTCATTCCAGCCAAAGGCCACCCTGGACCATTAGCCCCAGGCCAGACAGCCCAGAGAAGAACTGCCCAGCCAGTCCACTGAAGCATGAGAAATGAAAACGGTGAAGCCATTAGTTTTAAGAcgggtttgttacacagcaaggGCTGACTAACAGGCACAGTTATTTTGAGTTTTCTGCTGCAGGCAGCCAACCTCCTCCCAACTGATACAAAATCATGGTTTGTCAATaacattatttatctttttataaacagTCAACAAATGTGATGAATGCTCCATCTTTACAGAAAGCTAAACCTGTCCCTTCCTACTGCTGGGCATCAGTTCATGTCACTTCAGTTCCCTCCCAGTGTGAATGAAATGTAACCATGTGACACCCTAGAAGAAGATGTAAGTCAATAGGAAGATGTTACCCGTGCGTCTCACAGTGGCTGCTCTGTCAGCTGCTCTGCCCTGTCTGCACCGCTGTATTGTTTCCCCTTGCAGACACTTCAAACGGACCTTTGTGGTTTGCATTTATGGAGGCCTGCCATGAGTTAGCctaagctgggattacacaaTCACAGGCACTCCCCCTTCTTAGGAAAAGGGTGCTGGTTCTGAGTGGGGTTCAGTGATGATGCAGTCCACAATGTGAAATGCATTGTACAAAGGAACAGGGAGAGGAGCTCCCTCACCCCCATGTCTGGCTCCTCTTCCGCCAGATCTAAGCAGGTAAGTCCTGGAATGAGGGACTGATCATCCATATTTGGAGACaagctttacattttaaaaatcacatgattcTAGATACTTACATAATAAGCAATACACggttggtgtttttgtttgtttgtttgacagggtctcactctgctgccaggctggagtgcagtggcaagatcaaagctcactgcagcctcgacttcccaggctcaagcaactctcccacctcagtctcccgaatagctgggcccacaggtgtatgccaccatgcccggctatttaaataaattttttttaagagacccatctcttaaaatctcactatgttgcccttgccccggctggtctcgaactcctaggctcaagcaatcctcccgcatcagcctcccaaagagctgggattataggcacgagccactatgcccggccagaaataaattattgctaTCAGAGACTGAGATCCAAGCATGTTGGTCATAATGAGATAAAGGAAGAAGTACAAGGAACTGGGGCCTGATGTGCAGGAGAAAGGGTACTAAGGAAACAGCACAGGCCCAGGGAGGTGCGAGTAGGAACAATCACAAGCAGACCCCATGCATGTAAGGCTCGACCAGGCATCCAAACAGGGGGTACTCACCTTTATTAACTTCCCTTTCTACCTCTGAAGCATCCGAAATCTCAGTCTCGAAGTCCCGGTAACTGACCTTGCCTTTCCACTCTTCTTCATTCACGAGTTTCTTCAGTTTCAGCACCAGCGGGCATCTGGTCACAATCCCTAGGAGGCCATGCCCACATCAGTGCTCCACTGTGCTCTTAAGAGACCTACATAGGGCCTTAGGCCCATGGTTCTCAGACTTGTATATAATCATCTGGGGAGACATTTAAAACTGGAAACTTTCTGGTCTTACCCTCCGATATGCGGGGACCTCACACTGTGTCTGGGTGACCTCAAGAACTTGCATTCTGAATATGCAACTCAGGTGAGTTTTTGCTCACTAATGCTTGAAAGCCACCACTTTCAGCTTAAAGCCTCATCCCA
The Saimiri boliviensis isolate mSaiBol1 chromosome 18, mSaiBol1.pri, whole genome shotgun sequence genome window above contains:
- the MX1 gene encoding interferon-induced GTP-binding protein Mx1 isoform X2; amino-acid sequence: MVLSEVGVGKVDPAAESHHLLLNEGANVAKKNPALVAENNLYSQYEEKVRPCIDLIDSLRALGVEQDLALPAIAVIGDQSSGKSSVLEALSGVALPRGSGIVTRCPLVLKLKKLVNEEEWKGKVSYRDFETEISDASEVEREVNKAQNTIAGEGMGISHELITLEISSRDVPDLTLIDLPGITRVAVGNQPADIGRQIKALIRKYIQRQETISLVVVPSNVDIATTEALSMAQEVDPEGDRTIGILTKPDLVDKGTEDKVVDVVRNLVFHLKKGYMIVKCRGQQEIQDQLSLSEALEREKVFFEGHPYFRDLLEEGRATVPCLAEKLTSELITHICKSLPRLENQIKESHQKITEELQKYGVDIPEDENEKMFFLIDKINAFNQDIAAFLQGEETVGEEDTRLFTRLRNEFRKWSAVIENNFQASHEIMSRKIRKFENQYRGRELPGFVNYKTFETIVKQQIKALEEPAVDMLHTVTDMVRVAFTDASIKNFEEFFNLHRTAKSKIEDIRAEQERESERQIRLHFQMEQIVYCQDQVYRGALQKVREKEMEEEKKSNKSCFSMIAEQFSAESSMEEIFQHLMAYHQTPRTWTPTTCNVSTASTVQGPSLQARLRLMGPHRMGLSLEQSNERARSKLNKLK
- the MX1 gene encoding interferon-induced GTP-binding protein Mx1 isoform X1, whose protein sequence is MVLSEVGVGKVDPAAESHHLLLNEGANVAKKNPALVAENNLYSQYEEKVRPCIDLIDSLRALGVEQDLALPAIAVIGDQSSGKSSVLEALSGVALPRGSGIVTRCPLVLKLKKLVNEEEWKGKVSYRDFETEISDASEVEREVNKAQNTIAGEGMGISHELITLEISSRDVPDLTLIDLPGITRVAVGNQPADIGRQIKALIRKYIQRQETISLVVVPSNVDIATTEALSMAQEVDPEGDRTIGILTKPDLVDKGTEDKVVDVVRNLVFHLKKGYMIVKCRGQQEIQDQLSLSEALEREKVFFEGHPYFRDLLEEGRATVPCLAEKLTSELITHICKSLPRLENQIKESHQKITEELQKYGVDIPEDENEKMFFLIDKINAFNQDIAAFLQGEETVGEEDTRLFTRLRNEFRKWSAVIENNFQASHEIMSRKIRKFENQYRGRELPGFVNYKTFETIVKQQIKALEEPAVDMLHTVTDMVRVAFTDASIKNFEEFFNLHRTAKSKIEDIRAEQERESERQIRLHFQMEQIVYCQDQVYRGALQKVREKEMEEEKKSNKSCFSMIAEQFSAESSMEEIFQHLMAYHQEASKRISSHIPLIIQFFVLQTYGQKLQKAMLQLLQDKDTYSWLLKERSDTSDKRRFLKERLARLAQARRRLAQFPG